TTCTAAGAAGATATGGATACAACTTTGCTGCTTTAGCTCTTTTACTCAAGTTTGGGCCAGGATAAAAAGCGTAGATGTCCATTTCTCTCATGTATCGTTTTACCGAAAGAGAACTTGATGAAAATTCAGTATGTCGGAAATTCCGACGAACTGCTTCATATGGTAAAGAGTACAACACTAAATTTTACAGTCTAGAAGCTGTAATTGCAGTAGGATTTAGGGCAAATTCGGATAGAGCGATTCAGTTTAGACAATGGGCGACTACGGGGGTTAAAGATTTTTCTATACAAGGCTATGTGCTTGATAAAGAACGAATTAAAAACGGTACATTTTTAAATTAAGAGTATTTTGACCATTTGCTTGAGGAAATTAGAGAAATTAGATCGAGCGAACGAAGATTTTATCAAATGTATTTTTACAGATTCGTTCGTACGTGACAACATATATACGAACAATTATAACAATTGTAACGAATGAGGTGATGTGATGAGTCAAAAATATTAAGTGGATAAATTGCTAAAAGAAAAAAATGGAATTCTGACATCAGGAGAAGCTAAAGTGGCTGGTGTATCATATAAAAAAAGAAAGATCAATTGGATGCTGATATTGTCAACGAAGCTCTCCGGAGGTATATGAAAATGCCTGGAGCGGACTATTCAACATTATTAGAATATGCTGAAATTTTCAAAATTAAAGATTTAGTCCGCAATTACATGGAGGTTCTAACATGAAAATTAGCAGTCCAAGACAAATAAAAGACTGGATTAACAACATGGTAGCTAAAAACAATAGTCTTAATATAGTGTGATTGGATATTGCATGAACGGAGCGACTCTGGGGGAGTAAGCTGAAATAATGGGCGAACGAAGCTACAATGTGCTCACGAGGTTTAACGGCCACATTCAGTGAAAAATATTGTATTTTGATAAATAATATTTTTAGAAAGAGGTGATTAGAATGAATACTGCTAAAGAATATATTCACAATTTAATTGATGAGCTGTGGAAAAATGTATAAGCAAGTGAATCTACAGGCACGACCTTTATTTCCAGTAGATATTGGGCTAATTGTTCTATGTCCATTTGATGTGACAGAGAGCCTTCACTGTAGTATAATTAAAATATGAGAATTCATTGATAATTAGTTAGATTGGAATAATATCGATGCTTCTAGATGAGTTGTTGAATAAAAAAGAAGATATATAAAATCATAGTATTTCTATGGTACAGGTAGTCTACAATTTTCATTAAATTTATAATTGGAGGTGTCATGATGCTTTCTCAAAATCAGATTAGGGATGCTTTGATAAAAACTGCTAATAAATATCCAATCAAATCCGTTTCATTATTTGGATCATATGCCGATGGAAATGCGAATGAGGATAGTGATGTTGATTTATTAGTTGAGTTTTTGACACCAACAGTATCGTTATTCATGCTATATGAGTTAAAATCGGATGTTGAAAATGAACTTAAAAAAAACGTTGATCTAGTACATTTGCCAATACCTCCGAATTCTATAATAAAAATTAACAAGGTAGTGACTTTGTATGAAAATTAGAGACGAACAAATTGTTAAGAAAATACTTTCTGAGATTGATGTTATAGAAAACCTAATTGTGGATTACACTCAAGAATTATTTCTTGATGATGAAAAAACTAAACGTGCAGTATGCATGACACTGATCAATATTGGAGAGTTGGCAAAGAGTATTACTGATGAACTTAGATCTGAAACTGCATATATTTCGTGGAGGGGCATCTCTGGAATGAGAGATGTGACTGCTCATAAATACCAAACACTTAATAAACTAAGAAGCGTGTAACGCCTGTAACAGGCCGTAACGGATTGGACGTGTCTACAAACGGTGACGCCCCATCTCCACCAATGAAATTGATCGCCTTAGGCGGTCTTTTTTCGCTTTTGTATCTCAAAAGTTATTCGAAATACAATGGCAAATAATTGCTAGATGAAGTAAACTATTGGTAGAGGTAAAAACACAGTCAGTCCTGAGCAATGAAGAAAAAGCGATGCAAGCACTTTCTTACGGAGCGACCATTGGACTCACAATTTTGAGAAAAGCGGTACAAGAAAACCTTTTGATTCCAAATGGAATTAAAGCGAATATGGATGAGATAATGATTACTGCAGGTGGCATTCAAGCCCTATATCTTGTGTGCAAATTGTATCTTGATCCGGGTGATGTGGTTCTTGTGGAATCACCAACATTCGTCCACGCAAAGATGCTATTTGATAGTTTTGAGGTTGAGTGCCAATCCTGTGCTATGGATGCGGATGGTTTGAATATGGAGGATCTTGAAGCAAAAATAAACAAATATCATCCGAAACTTATATATACGATGCCAACATTTCAAAATCCCACAGGAATTTCCATGTCAGCACAGAAGAGAAAAGAGATGGCCTTGCTAGCAGAAAAATATGACGTCATTATATTTGGGTTGAGCTGCCTCAAGGACTTGACGGGAGAGAACTACTGCCTGCAGCCATTGAAGAGGTGAAAATCACGTACGGTTCAGGAAGCGACTTCTTTGTTGAAGAAAATCACGACGGCAGTCAGTATTTGCGCTTATCCTTTGCAGGAATCAATGAACATGTGATTGAGGAATCCATGAAAAAATTGGGCGATTTTTTTAAATCAAAGCAATAATTGCAGGTTTAATAAAATTGAGGGGGATAAAGGGATGAATAAAATTAAGGAAAAATGTTTAAGAAAGAGAAACCTCTGGGTACATTTTTAGTGATGGCAACACAGAGTCACATAGAGTGTATGGGTGAGCTCGGACTCGATTATGTGATTATTGATACAGAGCATGGATCTTATGATACCGAGAATATGATTAACTTAATTCGAGGTGCGGAGCGTGCTGGAATCACACCGTTTGTGCGTGTTGCGAATACAGATCACAAAGAAATTCAGCGCTGCCTGGATTAGGGTGCAAAAGGCATTATTGTCCCGATGCTGAATAGGATAGAGGATTTTAAAAGAGTTGTTTCATTTGCAAAATATAAACCATTAGGGAACAGAGGTTTTGCTGGTGTACGTTCAAATAACTACGGTTATGACGAGAACATTAGTGTTGGTATTGAAACTTTCATGAAAAAATGCAACGAAGAGATTTTGGTTCTGCCGCAATGTGAAACTGTGGGTGCGCTTGAAATCATTGAGGAAGTGGTTCAGCTGGATGGCATTGACGGTATATTTGTTGGACCATTTGATTTGTCGATTTCACTAGGCGTTCCAGTTCAGTTTGGGCATCCAAGATTCATTGAAGCGATTGATCGCATACTAAATGCCTGCAAAAAAGCAAATAAGCCTGCAATTATATATGCGGGCAGTGTTGAGGCTGCAAAAGACGCCTTTGCGAAAGGGTTTGACAGTGTTGCATACAACATAGATGCGAGTGTATTTATCAACGGGTACAAGCGTGACATTAGTGAAATCAGATCAATATGAAATCAATTGTATGCAGTTTCGTATATAAAAATATTGGGATTGCTCGCAGCTGTAGCAGGAATTGTTTTTGCCGCTTGTTTCATCGGTGGTGCTTCTGCGACGGGCGGGATTGGCACAGTTATGAGTGCCTCAGCGGAAATAGAGAAAGATAAGATCACCAATTTAATGGTGAACACTGAAATTGCCTATGACTCCAATTTATCCATTGCTACTCGAAACGATTGGTCTAGGGACTGTTTTGTTAGTACAAAAGGTAACAACACACAGAAGTCACCCAAATTTGTAATGTTTTATTGAAATATAATTGAGGATAAAACTGAACCCCCACCGTACAAGTCATATTCAGAGAGGCGGTAATAAATGGGATATAAGAGTAAAAAAAATTCCAACCCTCACTATTATTCCGATTGCCTAAAGAACAAATTGAAACGAATAAGCACAGTGCCAGCCACTGTAATAGAGGCGCCATCTGGATATGGTAAAACCACAGCTGTACAGGATTATCTTAAATCCAGAGTATCCCATGACGCGAAAGTCTATTGGTTTACTGCTGAAAATGAGGCGCCCACAGCAGGTTTCCGGCGTCTTTGTGGAGAGATCAACAAAATAGATTCCAATGCTGTCGAACGTTTATTAAGAATCGATTTCCCAAATGCAATCACAATAGGAGAAGTTTGTGATGCGCTACGCTCAATTGATTGTACCCGCAAAACCTATCTTGTGATAGATAACTTTCAACTCTTGAGTATTCATCTACATCCTGCTTTAATTTTGGCGCTTCTGGAACACGGGGGCGAGAGCTTACATATTGTTTTAATCACTCAAATGCTCAGTCGTGAAGTTTATATGTTGATTGCTGGACATGGATATTATCATATTTCAGAAACGGACTTACGTCTAACTGCTGAAGATATTAGGAAATATTTTGCTATTGCCAGTGTCAATATTGTGCCGGATACTGCAAAGATGATCGCCAGCCATACCGAGGGTTGGGTCATTGCGGTAAATCTACAATTATGTTCCTATCAAGAGTTGGGAGTTTATTCAGACACGACTATCCTTGAACGCATGGAGTACCTGGTCTGGGATACGATGACAGAAGAACAGCAGATGTTTCTTCTGTTCTTGTCTCCCTTTGAAACCATTACCATACAACAAGCGTCCTCGCTTATTGATGCAGATGCTATCCCCGAATATGCTCTGGACGCGCTCCACAATCCATTTATACACTATAATGTAGTCAGGCGACAGTATGAAATCCATGGGATTTTATCAGAATTGTTGGTGAGTAAGCGTGCAGAGCGTGGAACTTCGTTTGAGCGCGACTGTCTATTACGGGCTGGTGATTTATACAGGGATTTCGGTTTACTGCACCAGGCGATAGACTTTTATTGGCAGATCAGGGCGTATGAAAGAATTCTTTCTCAGGATTTTTCT
Above is a genomic segment from Methanosarcinales archaeon containing:
- a CDS encoding nucleotidyltransferase domain-containing protein, which codes for MLSQNQIRDALIKTANKYPIKSVSLFGSYADGNANEDSDVDLLVEFLTPTVSLFMLYELKSDVENELKKNVDLVHLPIPPNSIIKINKVVTLYEN
- a CDS encoding DUF86 domain-containing protein — protein: MKIRDEQIVKKILSEIDVIENLIVDYTQELFLDDEKTKRAVCMTLINIGELAKSITDELRSETAYISWRGISGMRDVTAHKYQTLNKLRSV
- a CDS encoding PLP-dependent aminotransferase family protein, with protein sequence MVEVKTQSVLSNEEKAMQALSYGATIGLTILRKAVQENLLIPNGIKANMDEIMITAGGIQALYLVCKLYLDPGDVVLVESPTFVHAKMLFDSFEVECQSCAMDADGLNMEDLEAKINKYHPKLIYTMPTFQNPTGISMSAQKRKEMALLAEKYDVIIFGLSCLKDLTGENYCLQPLKR
- a CDS encoding host specificity protein; the encoded protein is MLNRIEDFKRVVSFAKYKPLGNRGFAGVRSNNYGYDENISVGIETFMKKCNEEILVLPQCETVGALEIIEEVVQLDGIDGIFVGPFDLSISLGVPVQFGHPRFIEAIDRILNACKKANKPAIIYAGSVEAAKDAFAKGFDSVAYNIDASVFINGYKRDISEIRSI